GAGGTCGAGCAGGCCTTTTGCGCATTAAAAAGTTACCTCGAGGTCCGGCCGGTCTACCATTGGCGGCCCGACCGTGTCCGCAACCACGTGAGGATCTGCTTTCTGGCCTATTGGATGACGGCTCGTTTGGCCGCCGAGTGGAGCAAGCTCGGTGTTGTTGAACACGTTCCTGCGCTCCTGCGCCGCTTCCAGGCAATCCGCCTCGGCGTTCTCTCCGTGGAAGGCAAGCCGATCGTTCGTCTTTTGAGCAAGATTCCTCGGGAACTGAATCGGCTCCTGGAAAAACTTCGTCTGCTCCCGCTCTTCTCCCAGCCGCCGGCCTGGGCAGCAATGTAGCCAGTAGCGGAAAGGCCTGTCATTCCGCATCAAGGATTTACGCCGCTACTCAATGGAAGTCAGGTTAGGCCCGGGGAGGCTTTCATCTTGCTTAATGACCATGATCCAAAGCCCCTCTACTACCAGTTCCTCCACGAGCGGCAGGGGCAGGTCACCTGGGAGTACTTGGAAGAGGGCCCGGAGGTCTGGCGGGTGCTCATCGGGAAGGCAGGAGGATAAAAGTGGACAGTGTGACAAACTTTCTATAATCAGTATTGCAGCACTTTTGGGGACCTTTATGACAATGACCACCCAAGGTGCCACGCCGGTGCAGGCGCTGGTGCGCTGGCTCTTTTTTGGCTGCTGTGGGGATGCTGGCTGGTGGCACCATGTGGTGGGGGTTCTTTCTGGATAGGCCCCAGGAGGGCGAGGTGTTCGCCTTTATCGCAAAAGAGATCCGGCGTTTCCGACGCATCGGAGGGGTGACGCTGGTGGCGGTGGCGTTGACCGCCCCTCACCTTTTCTGGCTTCACGGCTGGGCTGTCCGAGCCGGTGAGATCCCCCTCTGGCTGGCTGGCCTGAGCGCCCTGGTCCTTGCCTGCCTCTCCACCGCCTGGCTCCTCTGGCGGTCTCGTCCGGAGGACATCTTTCAGCAGTGGCCGGTGCGGTTGAGTTGGGCCTCGCTGGTGCTGGCCCTGATCCTGACGGCCCTCCTGGACGCCCGGATCACATTTCCCTACCACCCCTCCGCTTGGATGCTGCGGCCACTACATCTTTTGGCCTTCGCCCTCTGGTTCGGCGGCGCTTTGTGGAACATCTTCATCGCCGTGCCGGCAGCCCAGGAGATCCTGTCGCTGCCCGTGGTGGTGTCTTCAGCCCGGCACCTGGAGCGCTTCCGCCGGACGGTTCGGGTCATCTTACCCACGCTCCTCATTACCGGCCTACTCCAGGCTCTGCCCTACACCAGTCTCAGCCTGCGCGCTATTGATGAGCACCTTTGGGCAACTCATCCTTTTGAAGTTGGGGCTGATCGTCGCACTGGTGGGGATTTTCATCACCTGCCCGATGTGGCGCGCCTGCTCGCCGGTCCGAGCTATGTGCGACGTGGAGGAACTGGAAACCAGACCCGCTCCACCGGTCCAACCCGTTCAGCGCCTGGACAACCGTGGGAAATCCTGCGCAGGGTTCGTCCACATCCAACATGCGC
The Candidatus Methylacidithermus pantelleriae genome window above contains:
- a CDS encoding DUF2249 domain-containing protein, whose amino-acid sequence is MPHQGFTPLLNGSQVRPGEAFILLNDHDPKPLYYQFLHERQGQVTWEYLEEGPEVWRVLIGKAGG